From Scomber scombrus chromosome 9, fScoSco1.1, whole genome shotgun sequence, one genomic window encodes:
- the si:ch211-107m4.1 gene encoding heterogeneous nuclear ribonucleoprotein U-like protein 2: MKLADIKKLKVAELRSRLKDLDLDSRGLKTELVVRLWSAVEAGQGGEDGNEEVKLQKADAVEVVASAASLSSSPAATVSITAPRDTESSRESRDSATQTETQTSLQPGSATQTETQTSLQPGPATHTEAKTSLQPGPATQTEAKTSLQPGPATHTEDKTSLQPGPATLTETRNSLQTLQLDSECSSERVNMCQAEGGELRRQQGGVEDPGEDRGRAFYEFKEEIRYKRAKSPQPPVAREGAEEEDEDKVRLDPYGGHLHFEVGPDGACGQPQFWERFPSLWSGCRLSHGVIEGRVSFEVRLERKLMSTQVEERDGIEPYGLRVGWSAANTSLLLGGEKVSFAYDRRGKKVSAGMEEEFGEPFSEGDIIGCYASFSADGSVQLSFHKNGRFMGAAFSLNASVLQGRALFPHVLCKSCSVQFLLDITDPVWYPGPPGFTPLAALPAGQRTRATFAPTSRAQCEVVLLVGLPGSGKTHWATTLMQQHPEKNYRLLGTEELLACMISGGERDSRLRQASQCLTDLIKMAAQIPGNYILDQCNILFSAQRHKLQLFRGFRRRVMVVFPSVEEWSRRLSQHQSRDGEQIPKTALLKLQVSYNLPEQQDELLEELQYVELPQEHAQKLLQEYKDEARRLLPPIPKQEKKKNARLHKKRPYPHGPPPAHRIRWLNGWSDAGLNLPSWSQQPRYWNVAYQDQSYYYSNRDFGYSGYEGYW; this comes from the exons ATGAAGCTAGCGGACATCAAAAAGTTAAAAGTGGCCGAGCTGCGGTCCAGACTTAAAGACCTCGATTTGGACTCAAGAGGGCTGAAGACTGAGCTGGTGGTCAGGCTGTGGTCGGCTGTGGAGGCTGGACAAGGTGGGGAAGACGGTAATGAAGAGGTGAAACTGCAAAAAGCGGACGCGGTGGAGGTCGTTGCTTCCGCCGCCTCTCTGTCCTCATCACCGGCCGCAACAGTTAGTATCACTGCGCCGCGTGACACTGAGTCCAGCAGAGAGTCCAGAGACTCTGCAACACAGACTGAGACCCAAACCAGTCTGCAACCAGGCTCTGCAACACAGACTGAGACCCAAACCAGTCTGCAACCAGGCCCTGCAACACATACTGAGGCTAAAACCAGTCTGCAACCAGGCCCTGCAACACAGACTGAGGCTAAAACCAGTCTGCAACCAGGCcctgcaacacacactgaggaTAAAACCAGTCTGCAACCCGGCCCTGCAACACTAACTGAGACTAGAAACAGTCTGCAGACACTACAGCTGGACTCTGAGTGTAGTTCAGAGAGGGTGAATATGTGCCAAGCCGAGGGGGGAGAACTCAGGAGACAGCAGGGAGGTGTGGAGGATCCTGgagaggacagagggagagCTTTCTACGAGTTCAAAGAGGAGATACGAtataaaag AGCCAAATCACCTCAACCACCTGTGGCGAGAGAgggggcagaggaggaggatgaagataaAGTCAGACTGGATCCAT ACGGAGGTCACCTCCACTTTGAGGTGGGTCCAGATGGAGCTTGTGGACAGCCGCAGTTCTGGGAGAGATTCCCCTCGCTGTGGTCGGGCTGCAGACTCTCCCATGGGGTGATAGAGGGCAGGGTGAGCTTCGAAGTGAGGCTGGAGCGGAAGCTAATGTCTACACAGGTGGAAGAACGAGACGGCATCGAGCCGTACGGCCTGAGAGTCGGCTGGTCAGCGGCCAACACCTCTCTGCTGCTGG GTGGAGAGAAAGTTTCATTTGCATATgacaggagggggaaaaaagtgtcaGCTGGAATGGAGGAGGAGTTTGGAGAACCTTTTTCAGAGGGAGATATCATTGGCTGTTACGCT TCTTTCTCCGCAGACGGCTCCGTTCAGCTCTCCTTCCACAAGAACGGTCGTTTCATGGGTGCAGCCTTTTCCCTGAACGCCTCGGTGCTGCAGGGTCGTGCTCTGTTCCCTCATGTCCTCTGTAAGAGCTGTTCAGTCCAATTCCTCCTGGACATCACAGATCCTGTCTGGTACCCCGGCCCTCCAGGGTTTACACCGCTGGCAGCGCTCCCTGCTGGGCAGAGGACACGAGCCACATTCGCCCCGACCTCCAGAGCCCAATGTGAG gTGGTGTTGTTGGTTGGTCTTCCTGGTTCTGGGAAAACCCACTGGGCCACGACTCTCATGCAGCAGCATCCAGAGAAAAACTACAGGTTGCTTGGCACAGAGGAGCTGCTCGCATGTATGATT agcGGGGGGGAGAGAGACAGCAGGCTGCGGCAGGCCTCTCAGTGTCTGACTGATTTAATCAAGATGGCCGCTCAAATTCCAGGCAACTATATCCTCGACCAG tgcaACATCCTGTTCTCTGCACAGCGTCACAAGCTGCAGCTGTTCAGGGGCTTCAGGCGCCGGGTGATGGTGGTCTTCCCCTCAGTGGAGGAGTGGAGTAGACGACTGTCTCAGCACCAGTCCCGAGACGGGGAGCAGATCCCTAAGACCGCCCTGCTCAAACTGCAAG TGAGCTACAATCTTCCAGAGCAGCAGGATGAACTTTTAGAGGAGCTGCAGTACGTCGAGTTGCCTCAGGAACATGCGCAGAAACTCCTGCAGGAGTATAAAGACGAAGCACGCAGACTGCTGCCTCCCATCCCcaaacaagagaagaagaaaaacgcAAGACTCCACAAAAAAAGACCCTACCCGCACGgccctcctcctgctcatcGGATCCGGTGGCTAAATG GGTGGAGTGATGCGGGGCTCAACTTGCCGTCATGGAGCCAGCAGCCAAGATAT
- the zgc:153018 gene encoding transmembrane protein 179-like, with amino-acid sequence MELDRRLLLAHCAAHALSVLAGLLVVVPMALNGSAFKGRCALFSTGYWRTENRAELPGEPGDMSHLVVQQWGPPAACQFATFVGIFTVLYGAAQGWRCLFYLHGRHDDTLFSSFLTVLLSVCVLFLSGGASVILSLGLVSWCDTVTDANTRPYSCAESESVPLYLDVDTSSFYTELSLAQASLWCVTALWLTQSILAFLRLYHSHSQHISGPCLPREKDLLLGYSPSECSSTPPPTTPTIFV; translated from the exons ATGGAGCTGGACAGGCGGCTGCTGCTGGCTCACTGCGCCGCTCACGCCCTGTCGGTCCTGGCGGGCTTGCTGGTGGTCGTCCCGATGGCTCTCAATGGCTCCGCTTTCAAAGGCCGCTGCGCACTCTTCTCGACCGGCTACTGGAGGACCGAGAACCGGGCCGAGCTGCCGGGGGAGCCGGGAGACATGTCTCATCTGGTGGTGCAGCAGTGGGGCCCACCGGCAGCCTGCCAGTTCGCTACGTTTGTGGGTATTTTCACGGTGCTGTACGGAGCCGCGCAGGGCTGGAGGTGCCTCTTCTATCTGCACGGACGGCACGACGA CACTCTGTTTTCGTCCTTCCTGACGGTCCTGctgagtgtgtgcgtgctctTCCTGTCTGGAGGGGCCAGTGTCATCTTGTCTCTGGGTCTGGTTTCCTGGTGCGACACTGTGACTGATGCCAACACTCGACCTTACAG CTGTGCCGAGTCTGAGTCTGTCCCGCTTTACCTGGATGTGGACACCTCCTCCTTCTACACGGAGCTCAGTCTGGCACAG gcGTCTCTGTGGTGTGTGACGGCTCTGTGGCTCACACAGTCCATCCTGGCCTTCCTGCGGCTTTACCACTCACACAGCCAGCACATCAGCGGGCCTTGTCTGCCCCGGGAGAAGGATCTGCTGCTGGGTTACAGTCCGTCTGAATGCTCCTCCACACCTCCTCCAACAACACCCACCATCTTCGTCTAA
- the mbnl3 gene encoding muscleblind-like protein 3 isoform X2 — translation MAVSMTMGRDTKWLTLEVCREFQRGTCSRSDAECKFAHPSRSCHVENGRVIACFDSLKGRCTRENCKYLHPPPHLKTQLEINGRNNLIQQKAAAAMLAQQMQFMLPGAQLQPITTFPVTPSLATSPSMAFSPYLSHMGPGMGLMPELLPSTPLLVPGSPTGLAAMGNGTSVQKHVRTDKLEVCREFQRGNCTRGESDCRYAHPMEAGMVDCSENSVIVCMDYIKGRCSRDKCKYFHPPAHLQARIKAAQHQASQNNASAALGLPQAAMQSLPKRQILEKSNGAAATVFNPSMFHYQQALANMQLQQPAFIPTVPMMHGATTSTVSSASTPVTNVPFAESATSNQ, via the exons ATGGCTGTCAGCATGACCATGGGACGGGACACCAAATGGCTGACCCTGGAAGTGTGTCGTGAGTTTCAGAGAGGCACCTGCTCACGGTCTGATGCCGAGTGCAAGTTCGCCCACCCCTCCCGGAGCTGCCATGTGGAGAATGGCCGTGTCATCGCCTGCTTTGACTCACTCAAG GGGCGCTGCACACGTGAGAACTGTAAATACCTGCACCCGCCTCCACACCTGAAAACTCAGCTGGAGATTAACGGAAGGAACAACCTGATCCAGCAGAAGGCCGCAGCAGCCATGTTGGCGCAACAGATGCAGTTCATGCTGCCTGGAGCACAGCTGCAGCCCATA ACAACATTCCCAGTGACGCCCTCTCTGGCAACGAGTCCCAGTATGGCCTTCAGTCCATATCTGAGCCACATGGGCCCAGGCATGGGTTTGATGCCTGAGCTGCTGCCCAGTACTCCCCTGCTGGTCCCTGGGAGTCCCACCGGCCTAGCAGCCATGGGCAACGGCACCTCCGTACAAAAACATGTGCGCACAGACAAGCTGGAG GTTTGTCGAGAATTCCAGCGCGGTAACTGCACGCGGGGTGAGAGCGACTGCCGCTACGCTCACCCCATGGAGGCTGGCATGGTGGACTGCAGCGAGAACTCTGTGATTGTCTGCATGGACTACATCAAGGGCCGCTGCAGCAGAGATAAGTGCAAGTACTTCCATCCCCCTGCTCACCTGCAGGCCAGGATCAAGGCTGCGCAGCATCAAGCCAGTCAAAACAATGCGTCCGCAGCCTTG GGTCTGCCACAGGCGGCCATGCAGTCGCTACCAAAGAGGCAGATCTTAGAGAAGAGCAATGGAGCTGCTGCCACTGTCTTTAACCCCAGCATGTTCCACTACCAGCAAGCCCTGGCTAACATGCAGCTCCAACAACCAGCCTTTATCCCCACGG TTCCCATGATGCACGGTGCCACCACCTCCACTGTTTCGTCGGCCTCGACCCCAGTCACCAATGTTCCTTTCGCTGAATCCGCCACCTCGAATCAG
- the hs6st2 gene encoding heparan-sulfate 6-O-sulfotransferase 2 isoform X1 yields MDEKSSSSSHHRLLIVLLMVLLFGVIMIQYVCPSRSECQMLHQLGSWFNVGSATGSRSNENQEGLQKDPYIAEDGALVRFIPRFNFTKADLYRGVDFNIKGDDVIVFLHIQKTGGTTFGRHLVRNIQLERPCECHAGQKKCTCYRPGKKETWLFSRFSTGWSCGLHADWTELTSCVPSRMDSQEASRNLPSRNYYYITILRDPVSRYLSEWRHVQRGATWKASLHVCDGRAPTLSELPSCYAGDDWSGCSLQEFMDCPYNLANNRQTRMLADLSLVGCYNVSAMSEEERWALLLESAKRNLRGMAFFGLTEYQRKTQYLFERTFNLEFIAPFTQLNGTRASSVEVPPETQHRIRQLNQWDVELYEYARDLFLQRFQVARQQERRQARERRQQERRRLRGRFTTKLGRQLKPTETSRYPVVEQRGKADEAGVESEVPLPDWWDLDENGTLEDYMDNVEQW; encoded by the exons ATGGATGAGaagtccagcagcagcagccaccacCGGCTCCTAATCGTCCTGCTCATGGTGTTGCTCTTCGGCGTCATTATGATCCAGTATGTGTGTCCCAGCAGGTCTGAGTGCCAGATGCTGCACCAGCTGGGCTCCTGGTTTAATGTTGGCAGTGCAACTGGTTCCCGGAGCAATGAAAACCAAGAGGGTCTTCAAAAGGATCCGTACATTGCAGAGGACGGCGCTCTGGTCCGTTTTATCCCTCGCTTCAACTTCACCAAAGCCGATTTATACCGCGGTGTAGACTTCAATATCAAAGGGGACGACGTGATTGTGTTTCTGCACATTCAAAAGACAGGCGGCACCACGTTTGGTCGTCACCTGGTGCGGAATATTCAGCTGGAGAGACCCTGCGAGTGCCACGCAGGTCAGAAGAAATGTACTTGTTACCGGCCAGGTAAAAAGGAAACTTGGCTCTTCTCCCGGTTCTCCACCGGCTGGAGCTGCGGACTTCATGCGGACTGGACTGAGCTGACCAGCTGCGTCCCCTCACGCATGGACTCACAGGAGGCCTCCAGGAATCTGCCCAG tAGGAACTATTATTATATAACTATCCTAAGAGATCCAGTGTCACGGTACCTGAGCGAGTGGCGTCACGTGCAGCGGGGTGCCACATGGAAGGCCTCCTTACACGTTTGTGATGGACGTGCGCCGACACTGTCTGAGCTTCCGAGCTGCTACGCAGGGGATGACTGGTCAGGTTGCTCCCTGCAGGAGTTCATGGACTGCCCCTACAACCTGGCCAACAATCGGCAGACCCGCATGCTGGCTGATCTCAGCCTGGTGGGTTGCTACAACGTCTCTGCCATGAGCGAGGAGGAGCGCTGGGCCCTACTTCTGGAGAGCGCTAAACGTAACCTGCGCGGCATGGCCTTCTTTGGACTTACCGAGTACCAGCGTAAGACCCAGTACCTGTTTGAACGTACCTTCAATTTGGAGTTCATCGCACCATTCACACAGCTGAATGGCACACGCGCCTCCAGCGTTGAGGTGCCTCCTGAGACGCAACACAGAATCCGCCAGCTAAACCAATGGGACGTGGAGCTGTACGAGTACGCCCGTGACCTTTTCCTTCAGCGTTTCCAGGTGGCGAGGCAGCAGGAGCGCAGGCAGGCCCGGGAGAGGCGGCAGCAGGAGAGGAGGCGACTCCGTGGACGGTTCACAACAAAGCTAGGGAGGCAGCTGAAGCCCACAGAAACCTCCCGTTATCCTGTAGTAGAGCAGAGGGGAAAAGCTGATGAAGCCGGTGTGGAGTCTGAGGTGCCGCTCCCAGACTGGTGGGATCTAGATGAGAACGGCACCTTGGAGGACTACATGGACAACGTGGAACAGTGGTAG
- the hs6st2 gene encoding heparan-sulfate 6-O-sulfotransferase 2 isoform X2: MDEKSSSSSHHRLLIVLLMVLLFGVIMIQYVCPSRSECQMLHQLGSWFNVGSATGSRSNENQEGLQKDPYIAEDGALVRFIPRFNFTKADLYRGVDFNIKGDDVIVFLHIQKTGGTTFGRHLVRNIQLERPCECHAGQKKCTCYRPGKKETWLFSRFSTGWSCGLHADWTELTSCVPSRMDSQEASRNLPRNYYYITILRDPVSRYLSEWRHVQRGATWKASLHVCDGRAPTLSELPSCYAGDDWSGCSLQEFMDCPYNLANNRQTRMLADLSLVGCYNVSAMSEEERWALLLESAKRNLRGMAFFGLTEYQRKTQYLFERTFNLEFIAPFTQLNGTRASSVEVPPETQHRIRQLNQWDVELYEYARDLFLQRFQVARQQERRQARERRQQERRRLRGRFTTKLGRQLKPTETSRYPVVEQRGKADEAGVESEVPLPDWWDLDENGTLEDYMDNVEQW, encoded by the exons ATGGATGAGaagtccagcagcagcagccaccacCGGCTCCTAATCGTCCTGCTCATGGTGTTGCTCTTCGGCGTCATTATGATCCAGTATGTGTGTCCCAGCAGGTCTGAGTGCCAGATGCTGCACCAGCTGGGCTCCTGGTTTAATGTTGGCAGTGCAACTGGTTCCCGGAGCAATGAAAACCAAGAGGGTCTTCAAAAGGATCCGTACATTGCAGAGGACGGCGCTCTGGTCCGTTTTATCCCTCGCTTCAACTTCACCAAAGCCGATTTATACCGCGGTGTAGACTTCAATATCAAAGGGGACGACGTGATTGTGTTTCTGCACATTCAAAAGACAGGCGGCACCACGTTTGGTCGTCACCTGGTGCGGAATATTCAGCTGGAGAGACCCTGCGAGTGCCACGCAGGTCAGAAGAAATGTACTTGTTACCGGCCAGGTAAAAAGGAAACTTGGCTCTTCTCCCGGTTCTCCACCGGCTGGAGCTGCGGACTTCATGCGGACTGGACTGAGCTGACCAGCTGCGTCCCCTCACGCATGGACTCACAGGAGGCCTCCAGGAATCTGCCCAG GAACTATTATTATATAACTATCCTAAGAGATCCAGTGTCACGGTACCTGAGCGAGTGGCGTCACGTGCAGCGGGGTGCCACATGGAAGGCCTCCTTACACGTTTGTGATGGACGTGCGCCGACACTGTCTGAGCTTCCGAGCTGCTACGCAGGGGATGACTGGTCAGGTTGCTCCCTGCAGGAGTTCATGGACTGCCCCTACAACCTGGCCAACAATCGGCAGACCCGCATGCTGGCTGATCTCAGCCTGGTGGGTTGCTACAACGTCTCTGCCATGAGCGAGGAGGAGCGCTGGGCCCTACTTCTGGAGAGCGCTAAACGTAACCTGCGCGGCATGGCCTTCTTTGGACTTACCGAGTACCAGCGTAAGACCCAGTACCTGTTTGAACGTACCTTCAATTTGGAGTTCATCGCACCATTCACACAGCTGAATGGCACACGCGCCTCCAGCGTTGAGGTGCCTCCTGAGACGCAACACAGAATCCGCCAGCTAAACCAATGGGACGTGGAGCTGTACGAGTACGCCCGTGACCTTTTCCTTCAGCGTTTCCAGGTGGCGAGGCAGCAGGAGCGCAGGCAGGCCCGGGAGAGGCGGCAGCAGGAGAGGAGGCGACTCCGTGGACGGTTCACAACAAAGCTAGGGAGGCAGCTGAAGCCCACAGAAACCTCCCGTTATCCTGTAGTAGAGCAGAGGGGAAAAGCTGATGAAGCCGGTGTGGAGTCTGAGGTGCCGCTCCCAGACTGGTGGGATCTAGATGAGAACGGCACCTTGGAGGACTACATGGACAACGTGGAACAGTGGTAG